The Gloeomargarita lithophora Alchichica-D10 genomic sequence TTGTTCCATAAACTCTTGCAGGCGTTGGCGGTAGGTTTGTCCCCAATGGGTGACCCATTCCCGCTCTAAACCATTCACCACCAAATGCAAAAGCGGCTCGGTGGCATCGGGCAAAAACAACACCCAATGATCCGGGTCATAGCCCTGGGGAAAAATCCGCACCCCATCGGTCAAGTCCAGGGCATCCGGGGTATGGGTTTCTACCAAATGACGCATCCACGCCCCTTTTAGCCGCCAAGGACAATGGATGGTTTGGGTTTTCCAGACCACGCTGGGTAAATGGGTGCGAATTTGCGCCAGGGAACGCTCCTGCACCGTTAATAGTTCCAGGATTTTGGCAATGGTAAACATGGCATCAAAACCGGGGTGCAGTTGGGGAAAAATAAACCCCAATTCGCCGCTCCCGGCGCACAAAATCCGGGGCTGGTCTTGGCCAATTCGCATTAAGGCGGTGGCATTGGCTTTTGTCCGTAGCACCCGGCCTTCGTGGTAACGTGCCACCTGCTCCACCAAACTACTGGTGGTCACCGGCACCGCCACCGTGCCCCGCCCCTGCCCCGCCAAAATCAACTCCATCACCACCGCCGTCAGCAGGGAACCCTGCATGGCCGTTCCGGTTTCATCCACCAGCACCAGCCGCTCCCCATTGGCATTCACCTGCACCCCCAGGTGCGCCCGCACTGCTTCCACCACCCGCCCCAACTGTTGCAGCAGGCTTTCCCGTTCCTCGGCACTGAGGGGGGTTTGCCGTAGGCTGGCATTCAGCACCAAGGGGTCACAGCCGTAGCCCACCAACAACTCCGGCAGTACCGCCCCCGATACCCCGTGGGCGTAGTCAACCACCACCTTGGCACGGGATTGGCGAATCGCCTCGACGTGCAGTTGTTGCTGAAACGCCCCCCGGTAGATGTCCGCTACCCGTCCCGGCACGGTCATGTCGCCAATATCCGCCAGTGCCGCCCGCCGAAATTCCTCCCGGATCAGGGTGGCCTCAATTTTTTTCTCTAGGGTGGGGGGAATGTTGATCCCCTGGTTGTCCAAAAACTCAATCAACACATGCCCCGCCTGGTCTGGGTCGAGCCGCACATGTACCCCCCCGTCCACCCCCAACACCCGTCCCACCAAACGGCTGATGGGAATGGCATTGGCCTCCAGGTTTTGCACCTGTACCCCCACGGACATCAGCCCCGAAATAATCGAACGGGAAATCATCCGGGAGACTTTCCGTTGATCCCGCGACACCTGCACCTGCGCCCCCGGCGCTAAACAGGAACCAAAGGCCGCCCCCAACCGAATCGCCAACTCCGGGGTAATATCCACATTGGCCAACCCCGCCACCCCCCGCGCCCCGAATAAATGCCGCCGGGCACCCGTCCCCCAAATTAAATTGGTATGTACCGTTGCCCCCGGTTCAATATATTTCCCCGGCCAAATGCGACAGCCGCTTTGCACCTGAGCCTCCTCCCCCACGGTGCAGAGATGCCCCAGCACCGCCCCCTCCAAAATCTGCACCCGGCGCCCAATCCGACTGCCCCGCCCCACCACGCACGCCCGCAGGTGACTTTCCTCCCCCACCATCACCCCATTGAACAGCACCGGGCGTTTCAAATCCGCCTGCGCCCCCACCGTGACATGATCCCCAATCACCGTGCCCGCCCCCAGGCGCACCCCCGCCCCGATGCGGCAATGATGGCCGATCAGCACCGGCGGCTCCCACACCACCGACGGGTCAAGGCGCACCTGTTCCCCCAACCAGACCCCGGTTTGCACCTGGCGATAGGCCGAAGCCAAGCGCACCCGCCCCGTCAAAGCATCCCACTGCACCTGGCGATAGCGTTCCAAATTCCCCACATCGCACCAGTAGCCCCCGCTGACAAACCCGTACACCGGCTCCCCCGCCGCCAACAATTGGGGCAATAAATCCTGGGCAAAATCCGCCGGTTGATCGGGAGCCAGATACGCTAAAATCTCCGGCTCCACAATATACGCCCCCGTATTCACCCGGTCGGAAAACACCTCCCCCGGCGTGGGTTTCTCCAACAGCCGCACCACCCGCCCGTCCCCATCGGTAATCACCACCCCAAACTCCCCCGGGTCAGGCACCTGGGTCAAAATCACCGTCATTTTCGCCCCCCGTTCCCGGTGAAACCCAATGGCGGCCTGCAAATTCCCATCCGTGATCACATCTCCGCTCACCACCACAAAGGTCTCCGGCAAAAGAGCCGCCACCTGCCGCACACCGCCCGCCGTCCCCAGGGGTCGCAATTCCTCCACCACATAGGAAAGCTGCACCCCAAACTCCCGTCCATCCTGGAAATAGGACTGCACCATGTCCGGCAAATAATGCAACGTCATAATCAACTCCGTCAGCCCATGCCCCCGCAACCAGGCCAAGGTATGCTCCGCAATCGGACGGTTCAACACCGGCATCAGCGGCTTCGGCAAATCACAGGTCAAAGGGCGCAGTCGGGTGCCCGCCCCCCCCGCCATCAGCACCGCCCGCATCGGTTTCCCCAAAGGTACGTTCTTCAATTATGGCCGTCCATTCCCCCAGCCACCGGTTAAACTAGGAAATGTAAAGTTATCTAACAAAACCATTTATGTCTGCGCCCGTCCTCACCCCCGACCAACGCCAAAAACTCGATACCAGTGACGATCAATTATTTTACGATTTCCCCCGGTTGGTCACCCATGTGGATGCAGGGTTTATCCAAAAATTGACCCAACTTTATCGAGAGCGACTAACACCGGGGGGTAAAATCCTGGATTTAATGAGCAGTTGGGTGGCTCATTTACCGCCGGAAATGGCATTTTCCGAAGTAGTCGGGCATGGCATGAATCAGGAAGAATTGGCTAAAAATCCCCGGCTCAACCGCTACTTTGTCCAAAACTTAAATCAAAATCAAAAACTCCCCCTGGAGGATAATACTTTTGATGCGGTATTAAATACGGTTTCCGTGCAGTATCTCCAGCATCCCGAACCCATATTCCAAGAAATTTATCGCATCCTCAAACCTGGTGGGACTTTAATTGTGAGTTTCTCTAACCGAATGTTTTATCAAAAAGCGATTCAGGTGTGGCGAGAGGGCACGGATCAAACCCGGATTCAGTTGGTTAAACAATACATCCAAGGGGTTCCCGGCTTCAGTAAACCGGAAGTGGTAATTCAAAATAATTTATCCGTAAATCCGGTTTTAGCGTTGCTGGGTTTGGGGGTGAGTGACCCATTTTTTGCAATATTGGCTCATAAGCAAGAAGACATATAACAATCCCACCCGATAGCTTGCGTGGCGCAGCCATTTAACAAACAAAAATTCTGGAGAACCAATAACGGGGGCGGTGCCCCTGCGACCTTCGTATCTAAACCCAATTAGGATTGCTTATGACATGATTACTGAACAGAAATTCTGGAGAACCAATAACGGGGGCGGTGCCCCTGCGACCTCCATATCTAAACCCAATTAGGATTGCTATAGCATAGGACACCGCTATATTATTTGCACCCGTAGTAAAGTCATCTCACCAACCGGGACAGGCTGTAATCCGCCGCTGACCGGACTTGTGGATGGTTATCTTTTGCTAAATATTGCAGAGCCGCCCGGGTCTTGGGACTCGGTAGATTCCCCAGGGCTTCCGCCAACCGTTGGCGTACCAGCCAATCCTCCGCCTGCACAAAGGTCAACAACCGCTCCACGGCGGCCACCGCACCAATTTCCCCCAGGGCGGCAATCACCGCCTGCTGGATCACCGGTTCCGGGGCAGACAGGGCTTGCATTAGCACATCGTAGGCACGTTCATCCCCCAAATTCCCCAGGGAGACGGCGGCACTGAAACGCACCAACCATTCCGTGTCCTCGTACAGGGCATGGATCAGCGGCTCCACCCCCCGCACATCTAATAAATAGCCCAACGCCCCGGCGGCATCGGCACGAATACCATAGTCCGGGTCGCTTTCCAATAAATTCACCAACAACGGGAAACACTCTGGGGTCGGCTTCACCCCCAGCCCAAACACCGCCATCGAACGGATTTGTAAACTCTCATCTCCCAGGGCTTTTTTCAACAGGGGAAACGCATCCACCGGGGATACCTCCCGCAGTGCCACCAACGCCAACAACCGATCCTTGAGTTGGGGACTCTCCAACTGCGCGAATAACTGCGCCAGATTGACCATGGGGGGAATAACTCCAGGTTTGTAACATTTCTTAATATCATAACCGAAGCAGCGGCATTTGACCAGGAGCGATGCCTTGCGGAAACCGGCAGGGGCATTCATTATAGGGGTAGAGATACCCCATCGAGAGAGATGTCATGTTCAAATTTCTCACCAAGGTAGCGGCCTACGGGCGGGATGCGGTGCAAGCGGCTCGTTATATTGGTCAGGGTTTGTCCGTTACCTTTGACCACATGAATCGGCGACCGGTAACGGTGCAATACCCCTACGAGAAGTTGATTCCCTCGGAGCGGTTTCGGGGACGGATTCATTTTGAATTTGATAAATGTATCGCCTGCGAAGTCTGTGTGCGGGTCTGCCCGATCAACCTACCGGTGGTGGATTGGGAATACAACAAGGAAATGAAGAAAAAAGAACTCAAACACTACAGTATTGATTTCGGGGTCTGTATTTTCTGCGGCAATTGTGTAGAGTATTGTCCCACCAATTGTCTTTCGATGACGGAAGAATACGAGCTTTCGACCTACGACCGCCATGAACTCAACTACGACAATCATGCCCTAGGTCGTCTGCCGGTGAATGTGACCCAAGACCCGATGGTACAACCGATCCGGGGACTGGCCTACCTGCCCAAGGGGGTGATGGAAGGTCATGCGGTGCCCCACACGGAGCGCCGGGCGGGTCTGCGCCCGGAGGAACTGGTCGAGCAGATGGAAAGCTAGGGCGTACAATACGAGCAGATCATTTGGGAGGAAAGGCCGTGACCTTGGCAGATGGGGTACAGATTGTCAGTTTCGCCATTTTAAGTTTGATGATGTTGTCCGCCGCCCTGGGGGTGGTTTTGCTCAACAACATTGTCTATTCCGCCTTTCTGCTGGGGGGAGTATTTATTAGCCTGTCCGGGTTGTATGTGTTGTTGAATGCGGATTTTGTGGCCGCCGCTCAGATTTTGATCTATGTGGGGGCGGTGAATGTGCTGATCCTATTTGCCATTATGTTGGTGAATAAACGGGAAGTCTTTGCGCCCTTACCCCGCACGGGTCTGCGAAATTTATTAACCACTTTGGTGTGTTTTGGTCTCCTCGCCCTGCTGGGTACCATGATCGTGACGACCCCTTGGGCGGTGAATCTGGGTGCCCATCCGGCCAGTTCCGTTGTCCGCATTGGGCAACATTTCTTTAGTGGGTTTCTCTTGCCTTTTGAATTGGCCTCGGTGTTACTGCTGATGGCCTTGATTGGGGCGGTGGTGATTGCCCGCCGGGAGTTGGTGCCGGAGCCGGAGTTTTCCCAAGGGCCATCGTTGAGTTTGGCGGAACGACCCCGCCCGGAAGTGCCGACGTTGGCTGGTCGGGGTGAGGAATCGTGACCGCAAGCGTAAAGGGCTAACGCCGCCAGAGGCGATATTCTAACATTGTCCAGGCTTCTCCCTGGGACTGGCCGTAGGTAACGGGTGCATCTTCCCTGGCCGCCAGGGTTAATCCATCCAAACCCACCTGCCAAAGGGATGCCCGCTCCAACCCCAACAACCGGGTTTCAAATAAAATGCTGGTCGGGGTTTCGCGGCTCCAGCCCAACAATAGAGAATGGGTATGGGTCACCGCCTGGGGCATCACCGCCCGCACCTCGGCACCATCGTTTTGCCACACCAGGGCACTGTCGGAAATTTCCGAAGACCCAAACCAGCCCGCCACCTGCCGCACCAGGAGTTGACTGCCATCCGCTGACCAAGACACGGGCACCAATACCCAGATTTGCCCCGGTTGTACTGCCCTGGGTTGCCCCAGGGGTCGCAGGACAATCGGCAAGGCTCCCCCCGGGCGGCGGATATGCAAAGTACTGGTGACCTGGGTGCGGGTATAGTTCCGATGCGCCAGAATTTGCACCCGGCTGAAGACGCTATAACGTCCATCCGGGGACACCAAAACCGGGCTTTGGGTGGTGCCCCACAGGGAGCGACGGGTGCGTTGGGCTTGGGTTTGCATCCCCCATACCCAGCACCAGGGCATGGGATAGGCACTTTGCAGGGGGTCTTCCGGCACCCAGGCGGGGACGGGCAAAGCGGGACAACGGGGTGCCGCCAGTGCCGACGATATAGGTAATTCGCTCCAAAATACCACTAGGGCGGCGGTCACCAGCCCCCCAAACCACGCCAACCGCCTGCGGTTAGCACCTACACCTTTCATGGTGACCATACAACTGATTGTTTCCAATTTAACAGATGCGGCCGGATGCTGATGACTGAAATCTGCCCCCCGGCTCTGCATTGTCAGCCGTACCTTCGCCAAATTTGGCGGTAGTACCCGGTTGGGGATGGGGTTTGTGTCCAACCTGTTACACTAAAACCGTGCCATCGGGGTCAGACAATTCTGACCTCTCGTTACCTAGTATCATCATGCTCTCTGGTTTTGCCCGGACGACCGAACGCCAAGGGGAAATTGCCGAAATTCTCCTACGCAATGGCTGGAAATTTATGCGGCAACTCCTGCTGGGGAAAAAGGTGGGGGAGCCGGAATTGCCCCCCCCGGCGGTACTGCGGCAAATTTTGGTGGAATTGGGGCCGGTGTATGTCAAGTTGGGGCAATTGTTGAGCACCCGGGCGGATATTCTCCCGGCCAGCTACACCCAGGCATTGAGTGCCCTGCAAAGTAAAGTCCCGGCGGTGGATTGGGAGGAAATGGAGGTGATGATTCGCCGGGAATTGCCCCAACCCTACGGCACGGTTTTTGCCCATGTGAATCCCCAACCGGTGGCCGCCGGTTCGATTGGTCAGACCTACCGGGCGACCTTGGCGGATGGGACGGCGGTGGCGCTCAAGGTGCAACGGCCGGGAATTGGCCCGGTGATTGACCAGGATGTGACCCTACTGCGCTCTTTGGCCGCCCTGGTGGCGCAAACGGAATGGGGGCAGAGTTTGAATCTGGTCACCCTGGTGGATGAATTTAGTGCGGTGCTGGTGCGGGAATTGGATTTCACCCAGGAGGCGCAGTTTACCCGCACGATTGGTGCCAATTTACACCAGTCTCCCTGGCCGGAGGTGCAGACGTTGCGGGTGCCGCGGGTGTATGGGGAGTTGAGTACCAGCCGTCTGTTGGTGCTGGAGTGGTTGGACGGGTTGCCCCTGCTGGCCGGGTATCGCACCACGGCGCAAACCCAGGGTGGCGCCATTGCCCGGATGCTCCTGCGGGCATTTTTTCAACAGATTTGTCTGGACGGGTTGTTTCACGCCGACCCCCATCCGGGGAATTTTTTCTACCTCCAGGATGGCCAGGTCGCCCTGTTGGATTTTGGCAATGTGGCCAGTTTTGACCCCCGTACCCAGGGGCTAATCACGGAACTATTGCTGGCTTTGGTGACCCTGGAACCCCGCCGGTGTGTGCAGTTGACCTTGGAATTGTCCGAATCCCCCCGCCCGGATGACCTGAACCAGTTGGAGCAGGATTTTGGGCGGCTGTTGCGCCGGTATTACCCCCGTAGTCTGGGGCAGGTGAATTTTGGCCAACTGCTGGGGGATATTTTGGAAACCGCCCGCCAGAACCGGGTGCGCTTGCCGGGTAGCATGGGGGTTTTAGCCCGGACGTTGGCCTATTTGGAAAATATTGGGCGGGAACTCGACCCCCAGTTTGACCTGGTGGGGGAACTGCGGCCCTTGATGGGGCGGCTACTGCAACAGCAATTTCTCGGTGCCGATGGTATGCCCGCCCTCTGGCAGACCGCTTTGGATTTGCGCTCCCTGTCCTTGGATTCCCCCCGCCAGGTGGAGTTACTGCTCCAGCGGGTCAATTCGGAAAATTTGCGCTGGCAGGTCAATCTACCGGATATGGAACTGCTCCAACGGGCATTGGATACGGCTTCTAGTCGTCTGTCCTACAGTGTGGTAGTGGGGGCATTTATCATCGGAGCGGCGATCATTTTTGACCGGGGACAGGCCAATATCCAGGTATTTTTGGGGGCGGGGTTACTGCTGGTGGGGGCAATGACCCTGGGGTTTTGGCTGTTGTTTAGGATTTTGCGCCCGAATCGGTTGCGCTAGGCCGGGGTGAGGGTTATAAATCAGAGTTTTTGGTGGCACAGGTGTTTGCCAACCAAGGGCAACGGGTTACTTTGCTCAATAAAACAGACATAGGCGCAGGGGTTAAAACCCGCGATGCTGATAAGGCTTTTTAGGGATGAAAAAGCAAGATACTATAGCTAAACACGCAAAGGTTGACATAATATGGGTCGCAGGGCGCAGCCCCGCATTGGTTCCCCAGCATCTTGAGGCGACAACCTTACCCTACTTAGCTATAGTACAGCCCATTGTCTGGATTATGGTCACCATGCAAGAAGTAGCGTATGGGCATAAAGTTTTTTTTCATTGTGCCACCTCAAGTGTTTTGCCCATATAAAAATCCTGAAAAAGATATTTGTTGTTAGGACAAGACTCACACACAACCGTTGCCTCCTGCTCGGTTTTACCTACCTCGTCTATGAGCCAACTCAGACCGCAATATATCTCGTAGCATTCAGTAAAAAAAGTCCCTCGATTCAACAAAGGGCAATGCCACTCCTTGCGCATCATTTTACCTCCAGAGTTTGAATTAAATCCATAATGTAATCCCGGTACCCATCATATTTAGTTTTGGGGACTCGGTTGTAAGCCGTAATCAAATTGCCCATTTCATCAACAACTACGGCTTGATATTGACCCAAAAAATAATAGCGTCCCCCACCCTGTTTTAACACAAGCACAGGATTCGCAACCGCCTCATCAACTTCCTCTCTGGTTATTCGCCGTTCCTTCAATCTTTCATCACCATAATTATCCAACCCTTCGTAATTTGTTACTCGCAGACCTTCGGGTTTCTCAACCGCAACACCCAAACCAGCCTTTTCCGGCACGACCAATTCTGGCAAACCATCAACCTCCACTCCCATACGCGCTAAAATTTCCCGTCCCTCCTGGGTGACAAAGCGGCCAATCTCCGGCGGCATCCTCGACACCATCCGCTCCAACATTTCAACCCGTTGCTAGACCGGCAACCATAGCCATTGGGCGGGTAAAAAGGTAATTCATTAGCCCGGAAAATCATGCTATCCAATGCCTGCTGGTAACGGACTGTGCTCAACGCCTAATGGCATCAAAGGAATTGGAACAGCGCAGGCCGCTCCCTTGGCTCCTGGTCAATCTGAGTGCTCAACGCCTAATGGCATCAAAGGAATTGGAACCATCCCTCCCCCCGTCGCGGCGTAAAGTATATTGCTTGTGCTCAACGCCTAATGGCATCAAAGGAATTGGAACTTCCAGTGCCGCCCGTTTGATTTCCAGCCGCTGACGTGCTCAACGCCTAATGGCATCAAAGGAATTGGAACCTCCCGGATTTTTTTCTTATTCCTCGTTTTATAAAGTGCTCAACGCCTTACGGCATCAAAGGAATTGGAACATATGCCCGGAGTGCGTGCTGTAACGTATTTGTCCGTGCTCAACGCCTTACGGCATCAAAGGAATTGGAACCTGATCGACAATTTGGGGGAATCGGGGCTTGTCGCCGCGTGCTCAACGCCTTACGGCATCAAAGGAATTGGAACTAGTCGTAATCTTCCCAGTTGGCAGGGAGCCAATTGTCGTGCTCAACGCCTTACGGCATCAAAGGAATTGGAACTAACGGTTGGGATTTGGTGAAAATATCAGGTAAGTACAGTGCTCAACGCCTTACGGCATCAAAGGAATTGGAACCACCACAAACGCCGCATCATGCTCAGCATCCTGCAGTGCTCAACGCCTTACGGCATCAAAGGAATTGGAACAATGAAGTGCCTAGTGGTAATGTAGGTGGTCTAGACGTGCTCAACACCTTACGGCATCAAAGGAATTGGAACCCTCAGTCAATGAGTTCATGGGTTTCGATGTCAGAGTGCTCAACGCCTTACGGCATCAAAGGAATTGGAACAGGAGAGAGATCAAAATATCCAAACGCTGGCCATGTGCTCAACGCCTTACGGCATCAAAGGAATTGGAACCCGTTTTAATAGGATACGTTCAGGGTTCCAGTCGGTGTGCTCAACGCCTTACGGCATCAAAGGAATTGGAACAATTCCTGAATGTTCATCACTATTACCAATCAAGTTGTGCTCAACGCCTTACGGCATCAAAGGAATTGGAACCATTGCCGCCGCCGGGGTGGTGGTGCCGACTTCGACGTGCTCAACGCCTTACGGCATCAAAGGAATTGGAACAACAAAAACCAAACAAAATCAAAATAGTAGGAATGGTGTGCTCAACGCCTTACGGCATCAAAGGAATTGGAACATTTTGTTGCTGAAATTTGCCCTCCGTAATAAGTCCCGTGCTCAACGCCTTACGGCATCAAAGGAATTGGAACAATGAAGTGCCTAGTGGTAATGTAGGTGGTCTAGACGTGCTCAACACCTTACGGCATCAAAGGAATTGGAACCCTCAGTCAATGAGTTCATGGGTTTCGATGTCAGAGTGCTCAACGCCTTACGGCATCAAAGGAATTGGAACCGGCGGCAGTGGGCACATTGATAACCGTTTTTAAGAGTGCTCAACGCCTTACGGCATCAAAGGAATTGGAACCCGTTTTAATAGGATACGTTCAGGGTTCCAGTCGGTGTGCTCAACGCCTTACGGCATCAAAGGAATTGGAACAATTCCTGAATGTTCATCACTATTACCAATCAAGTTGTGCTCAACGCCTTACGGCATCAAAGGAATTGGAACCATTGCCGCCGCCGGGGTGGTGGTGCCGACTTCGACGTGCTCAACGCCTTACGGCATCAAAGGAATTGGAACAACAAAAACCAAACAAAATCAAAATAGTGGGACTTTATAAATTTTAAGCCCTAAAACAGGCTCAAGCTCAAGCAAGACAGGCAAAACACACCGACAAGGTAAAAATGGCTGGAACCTAGTCGCATCAAGAAAATATGCTGATCGAGGTAAAACAATTGCTGTGTCTAGGTCTGAGGCCGTTTAGGAGCCAGTTTCTCTCAAAGTCCCAATAGTAGGAATGGTGTGCTCAACGCCTTACGGCATCAAAGGAATTGGAACCACATCTCCACCGTCGCTCTGGTATCCCTGATTTCGTGCTCAACGCCTTACGGCATCAAAGGAATTGGAACGTTTATGATGTTTTTGGTATATTTGGAGGGGAAATATGTGCTCAACGCCTTACGGCATCAAAGGAATTGGAACACTACAAGGCGGTGAATCTTTGAATGATGTGGATATTTAGTGCTCAACGCCTTACGGCATCAAAGGAATTGGAACAAGGAGTTAATAAGAAGTTGAAGCCAGGGCAATTGTGTGCTCAACGCCTTACGGCATCAAAGGAATTGGAACGGATTCCCCTTTGTAGCCAATACATTTGACGTTAGGGTGCTCAACGCCTTACGGCATCAAAGGAATTGGAACTATTCCACCAATCGCTGAGCCGGATTATTGATGCTGTGCTCAACGCCTTACGGCATCAAAGGAATTGGAACCGATCCCCAAGTGAAAACGTGCTGGCAACAAAGGACCGTGCTCAACGCCTTACGGCATCAAAGGAATTGGAACCCTACCCCCCTATCATTGCCGTCACTCGTTCATAAGTGCTCAACGCCTTACGGCATCAAAGGAATTGGAACAGTTTAGTGCTGGACTTCAATTTTTGTGTGTCGTGTGTGCTCAACGCCTAATGGCATCAAAGGAATTGGAACAAAAACCGCTCGAATCTCGCTGGCTAGTTGCATTGGTGCTCAACGCCTAATGGCATCAAAGGAATTGGAACCGGGGTCGGCGGTGTGTTACCCGATAACTCGATATGTGCTCAACGCCTAATGGCATCAAAGGAATTGGAACGGGTTCACCATGCGCGGCTTGACGGCGCAAGATCGGTGCTCAACGCCTAATGGCATCAAAGGAATTGGAACGATATTACCTATTCCAAACGGCGGACGGGAATATCGTGCTCAACGCCTAATGGCATCAAAGGAATTGGAACAGGGTCAAATATGGATAGATTATGCTATACCGTTAAAGTGCTCAACGCCTAATGGCATCAAAGGAATTGGAACAAAACTGAATCTCCGGGCATGAAATCAAAACAATTTGTGCTCAACGCCTAATGGCATCAAAGGAATTGGAACGTTGGGAATTGGTGTCAGGTATCCCTACATCACTGCCGTGCTCAACGCCTAATGGCATCAAAGGAATTGGAACTGACAATTGGGGCGGATTACATCCTGTCATATACGTGCTCAACGCCTAATGGCATCAAAGGAATTGGAACATCACCCCCCGTTTGCAGTACAACTTCCGCCGCCGGTGCTCAACGCCTAATG encodes the following:
- a CDS encoding mannose-1-phosphate guanyltransferase, yielding MRAVLMAGGAGTRLRPLTCDLPKPLMPVLNRPIAEHTLAWLRGHGLTELIMTLHYLPDMVQSYFQDGREFGVQLSYVVEELRPLGTAGGVRQVAALLPETFVVVSGDVITDGNLQAAIGFHRERGAKMTVILTQVPDPGEFGVVITDGDGRVVRLLEKPTPGEVFSDRVNTGAYIVEPEILAYLAPDQPADFAQDLLPQLLAAGEPVYGFVSGGYWCDVGNLERYRQVQWDALTGRVRLASAYRQVQTGVWLGEQVRLDPSVVWEPPVLIGHHCRIGAGVRLGAGTVIGDHVTVGAQADLKRPVLFNGVMVGEESHLRACVVGRGSRIGRRVQILEGAVLGHLCTVGEEAQVQSGCRIWPGKYIEPGATVHTNLIWGTGARRHLFGARGVAGLANVDITPELAIRLGAAFGSCLAPGAQVQVSRDQRKVSRMISRSIISGLMSVGVQVQNLEANAIPISRLVGRVLGVDGGVHVRLDPDQAGHVLIEFLDNQGINIPPTLEKKIEATLIREEFRRAALADIGDMTVPGRVADIYRGAFQQQLHVEAIRQSRAKVVVDYAHGVSGAVLPELLVGYGCDPLVLNASLRQTPLSAEERESLLQQLGRVVEAVRAHLGVQVNANGERLVLVDETGTAMQGSLLTAVVMELILAGQGRGTVAVPVTTSSLVEQVARYHEGRVLRTKANATALMRIGQDQPRILCAGSGELGFIFPQLHPGFDAMFTIAKILELLTVQERSLAQIRTHLPSVVWKTQTIHCPWRLKGAWMRHLVETHTPDALDLTDGVRIFPQGYDPDHWVLFLPDATEPLLHLVVNGLEREWVTHWGQTYRQRLQEFMEQSEV
- a CDS encoding class I SAM-dependent methyltransferase → MSAPVLTPDQRQKLDTSDDQLFYDFPRLVTHVDAGFIQKLTQLYRERLTPGGKILDLMSSWVAHLPPEMAFSEVVGHGMNQEELAKNPRLNRYFVQNLNQNQKLPLEDNTFDAVLNTVSVQYLQHPEPIFQEIYRILKPGGTLIVSFSNRMFYQKAIQVWREGTDQTRIQLVKQYIQGVPGFSKPEVVIQNNLSVNPVLALLGLGVSDPFFAILAHKQEDI
- a CDS encoding HEAT repeat domain-containing protein, whose amino-acid sequence is MVNLAQLFAQLESPQLKDRLLALVALREVSPVDAFPLLKKALGDESLQIRSMAVFGLGVKPTPECFPLLVNLLESDPDYGIRADAAGALGYLLDVRGVEPLIHALYEDTEWLVRFSAAVSLGNLGDERAYDVLMQALSAPEPVIQQAVIAALGEIGAVAAVERLLTFVQAEDWLVRQRLAEALGNLPSPKTRAALQYLAKDNHPQVRSAADYSLSRLVR
- the ndhI gene encoding NAD(P)H-quinone oxidoreductase subunit I, whose amino-acid sequence is MFKFLTKVAAYGRDAVQAARYIGQGLSVTFDHMNRRPVTVQYPYEKLIPSERFRGRIHFEFDKCIACEVCVRVCPINLPVVDWEYNKEMKKKELKHYSIDFGVCIFCGNCVEYCPTNCLSMTEEYELSTYDRHELNYDNHALGRLPVNVTQDPMVQPIRGLAYLPKGVMEGHAVPHTERRAGLRPEELVEQMES
- a CDS encoding NADH-quinone oxidoreductase subunit J, which gives rise to MTLADGVQIVSFAILSLMMLSAALGVVLLNNIVYSAFLLGGVFISLSGLYVLLNADFVAAAQILIYVGAVNVLILFAIMLVNKREVFAPLPRTGLRNLLTTLVCFGLLALLGTMIVTTPWAVNLGAHPASSVVRIGQHFFSGFLLPFELASVLLLMALIGAVVIARRELVPEPEFSQGPSLSLAERPRPEVPTLAGRGEES
- a CDS encoding ABC1 kinase family protein, producing MPSGSDNSDLSLPSIIMLSGFARTTERQGEIAEILLRNGWKFMRQLLLGKKVGEPELPPPAVLRQILVELGPVYVKLGQLLSTRADILPASYTQALSALQSKVPAVDWEEMEVMIRRELPQPYGTVFAHVNPQPVAAGSIGQTYRATLADGTAVALKVQRPGIGPVIDQDVTLLRSLAALVAQTEWGQSLNLVTLVDEFSAVLVRELDFTQEAQFTRTIGANLHQSPWPEVQTLRVPRVYGELSTSRLLVLEWLDGLPLLAGYRTTAQTQGGAIARMLLRAFFQQICLDGLFHADPHPGNFFYLQDGQVALLDFGNVASFDPRTQGLITELLLALVTLEPRRCVQLTLELSESPRPDDLNQLEQDFGRLLRRYYPRSLGQVNFGQLLGDILETARQNRVRLPGSMGVLARTLAYLENIGRELDPQFDLVGELRPLMGRLLQQQFLGADGMPALWQTALDLRSLSLDSPRQVELLLQRVNSENLRWQVNLPDMELLQRALDTASSRLSYSVVVGAFIIGAAIIFDRGQANIQVFLGAGLLLVGAMTLGFWLLFRILRPNRLR